A stretch of Pseudomonas sp. LRP2-20 DNA encodes these proteins:
- a CDS encoding phage holin family protein, protein MENDSIGTSASGKRLGAALLGLLHSHIELFGIELQEQKARTLSLLLFAGLALVFALLLLTALSGLLLVLLWDSYRLAGIIGLCVFYGAAALYCGLRLKAAVFDESSPFGATLDELAKDRERLLP, encoded by the coding sequence ATGGAGAATGACAGCATTGGCACCAGCGCCTCGGGCAAGCGCCTGGGCGCGGCGCTGCTGGGGCTGCTGCACAGCCACATCGAACTGTTCGGCATCGAACTGCAGGAACAGAAAGCACGCACCCTCAGCCTGCTGCTGTTCGCCGGCCTGGCACTGGTGTTCGCGCTGCTGTTGCTGACGGCCTTGTCCGGCTTGCTGCTGGTGCTGCTGTGGGACAGCTATCGCCTGGCCGGCATCATCGGCCTGTGCGTTTTCTATGGTGCAGCAGCGCTGTATTGCGGCCTGCGCCTGAAAGCTGCGGTGTTCGACGAGTCATCACCGTTTGGTGCGACCCTCGACGAACTGGCCAAGGACCGGGAGCGC